From the genome of Phlebotomus papatasi isolate M1 chromosome 2, Ppap_2.1, whole genome shotgun sequence:
AGGTGAAAGGaacacttattgacactttaagaactcgtaccatttggaatataaaatttgaacatctatcctGATCCGAatacgtagattaatgaaaaaaaaacatcatattacttTTTATTAGATATAcatagaataaattttaacattttgacaaaagtgtcaatagggattcAGTGTTGAAGAGGTGTTACTTCAACCCTATGTATGTAGAAATAATCTTCAATCTATTAAAAATCATGTAATATTTGGAAAGATTGGTTTCAGAAGTCTCATTATTGAACCGTTTGACATTAATAAGACCTTCCTTAAAATTAGGCTAAGATGTTGCAAAtataagtttttaaatttgacaaaacggtgtgaaacaatttatttctaaaattgcataaattaGTAATATAAATAACATAAATAACATTctgattagggtaaagtgatataatttggaattagtgttacaagttagacaattcgccggtacaagttggacatggcttttttcttggtaaatacagtacaaaatttgtttttaagcacaaaaaaccaaattataaaactaaagcattaaaaatatacaaataaaaatgaagtactaaatttatcaagacaaaaagtccTGTCCAAATCGTAccattgttcaacttgtaccactttaccctacttttcttatttaaattttctaatctaaaatattcaattgtTATTTTTAGGTTAAAtcatacataacctcacaatttaaATTAACCTCTTGAGCAAATTGTACGACGGTTCCTACAATTGATTTCAATCGACAAATGACCTAAACAGTTCATTTGTtaacaaaatattcttttaacaCTTTGTCTTTTGTTTTCCTTCAGCATTTATTAATAAACTTTCTGCAATTGAGTTCAGTGCAGCCATCATACAGAGGAAGTTCATGTatgaatttataattattttagtgAAAACTTGCCGTGAATCatacaaaacttttatttttttttattcattgtgAGCATGAAACATATCAATTTCGATTTTTATGTGGTCAAATGAACAAATCCCTAAATTATTCAAGGAAAAATGTCTAACATCAGTGGAGAATGATTTAATTAggattctttatttatttaccaTAACAAAAGGGATAAATTATTTAGCATTATAAGGCAATGAGAAATTTCGTTTTGGGGCCAGAATCTGCGTGAGAAAGACATGAAATTTGGATAGAAATCTCCTCAATGGCAATATTGTTTGAAAGTTTATTGAACCTTTTTTTCTACCTTCGAATATGTGTGGTTTAGTGTGAGGAGATTGTGATTGAAGTAGTGGGAAAATGCACTTTCTTCTACATTTCCTTCATCATCTTATTCCGCGTCGAAGAGAAGTCTATGTATACCTAAGTCAGTTTTTCTTCTGCAACCTTTCTCACCTCACGTACtataattacataaaaattataCTTGAATGATTGTAAAGTCCAACTTTTGAATGTAAGTGAGTGAAGGAATTGATAAGATAATGGCTCTATCACGTATACATTCCtaatctaagaaaaaaattattaatttcaagAAGAGCCCCTTCAATCTCGAGAAGCTCGAgaataattgtgataaaatgcTTAGTATCTAAGGCCTCTGAAAAACCTATAGGATCTTTTATAAAAGTACCACATTCAATTTtagttaggggaagtgctcataattttggacaatctgcatataagcatcaatatcctaagtttgaagtgcgatattttcaatactaattgactttttttattactctcttttcagaaggattgtttagaaacttggcaagctatttatcatctcatttttactaaaattagttttaatacgtttaaaaatgaattgatatgtagaggtgaccttggctcttattttggacaacttgtttattaatttgtccaacttggctgtaaatttggacagctaatccgcctcaacaggatgcccatttttcttcatttcatgacacaatcttaccaagtcctcttcctgttcatgtaagggaaacgtggaatgtcacaagaagcccggaaactttccatatcattcattaaagtgagttgacttcggtactccaagtacgtgcggattcgctcattccctgccctttccgggagcctttcaaggcatttctcactgcatctctttcgtagagatgatgctcctgtgtttctccaggcatttgtccaacctagtcatcacaaaagctaaaactttacgaaatttcgtgagaaaaacacctgtccaaaataagaatcatcacctcattggtgaatgtcttaaaaaatatcccatttttcacacgaaaaatataattcacaaggcaaatctcacttcaggtcaaatgtacaaatcatcagtaacgtgaatcaacacaatattcaatgaatattcaataatatcactcaaaaacagcgaacaaactttgttagtacttcaccaaaactaaataagactgaagtaagccacgaagttctgtcatatttctcgtaagcaattgctcacactgaattttcaacaaagcaatttcaactcaaatcatattcaaattttaacgtatttagtgttaaaatcttccaaaaagaacaaatatttagatagaattcattattcatcaaatattggaataaaaatccatcattttaatcaatttatttttagtgtccaattttatcctcaaagtgtccaaaataagaaactggacaaaattatgagcatttcccctatattagTTAATTTTCTGTTACACAAACACCAAGTAACAAAATCTAGAAAAATTTCGTTATCAGTCATGGTTTTAGCCATGGAACTCATAAACAAGATAAAGCAGCTATTATTGACTTTTTGGGGTAGATGTTTTGTTAAATGGAAAGATGTGGCCCAAGTATATCGTTACGAAACACTTTCACGCCGCCCAAAGACCTTAAATCCACAAATTTCTGCATTGAAATGCGTCGCAAAACCACAAAATAATCCCACAAGTTCATTGTTGCAAAACTTCTTCCTTGCAGCAATTTTTGTCTCTACCAGACATTGTTGGTTCCAACCAAAAACTTGAATATAATTAATTGGAATTTCAAATTgtgagatattttgatatttttttttcttttggaaaaagaaactcaaGAAACAATGTGGAATAATCTAGAAGagataactttttttcttagatcctattgaatgttttttttctatactcAACTTTTAGTCACTTTCCGCTTGAGAGATAAATCGACGAAGAAATTAAGCGAAGTGTCTTAACATCGAGGCATTACATAGCGAGTTATCTAATCAGAGAGTGCAAGAACTGTGTCAGAAAAGCACAATTTAATTCTACTAAATTATCGCGATTTTACCCCCAAGGACAGTGAAagattataaattttccaatCCAGTTAAAAGAAGATCTTCAATGAAGATCCAGTACCAAACAATTGCTTGATCATCTCGATCACCTTTGGGCACTTTTCAATCATTCATGAATCTTCAAGACTACAAAGTGACAAATtaaatgtttcacaatatacCAACAATTTCAATATGTGTACAGACTAACTAAATTTGTATTTGCTATGTGATCGTATTTGAGTTGATCTTATGACTGTGATCGTGGCATATCCACACCCGTTCACTCACAACAAACCGGTTAACCGGCCTCTGTAAGTGGAAGGAATTGCAAAAGAGATCCACGATAAAAAGCTGAGGAAAGAAGTCGTGAAGAAAATTGGGGGGGCTTCTCATTCAACAAGAAATTACTCTGGAGAGAGCGCTCTGTGAGATCACGAgatcatctcttttttttttgttggattttaaaagtaaaagagGAAGATGAAAGAGCTTTAAACGCAATTGTTACCTATTAGAAAGTTCATATGAGGATAGAGTGCTCGAAGATCATTTAAATGCCAATTGGAATaacaaatacttaaaaattgaatttgtccatgttgaacattttaaatttgtgATCAAATACCTTAAACTGTATTTAGGATAATTGTTTTATACAggtttcacattaaaaatttaacttagttCCTTAAGGTTCCCAATTTCTAAACAGCGACTAGGACTATGAATTTTAAGAGACTACTAAAAGATTGCCGttatccaaaaaatcgtgattaaggagaaattagagcagttaagccatatggctaagccttagatcagaagcccgtataacattataaggtctattacattataaataatgcaaatcagagaaaattttatagaaattgccttaaaaaaaacattaaaaaaataaagttggttaaataattccacCGACTCAGTTGAAGAACTGGCTGACTTGACTTGAGGGCACATCAActtgaatacttttttttttgctcaagaCTCCCTAATGCCAAAGTTTCAAGTGCGTTGGAGCGCTTAATTTGACTTTTCACACAAAATTTAATACAGATTCTCTGTGATAAGTTTTTTCTTTCATCAGGAAAAAAATCGCTAAGAACACAGAAAAACAGGTCTAACGTTAATAACTGTAAGAACAaactaaaaatgtaaaatggCTGGTCATGTCAACATACGTTGGAGACATTTGAGCACCAACATAACAAATAAGAAATGTCGAGAATCGAGTAAAcccttgaaaatttaaaaattcaccttaTTTCTTAGATGTAGCTCCTCGTATGACAATATTTTGTTTTCTGTcctaatattattttatgaGCTATTCCCCTTTCCATTGAGAAAAACttcagatttttgtaattctcaATTAAAAAAGCTTCCAAAAAAGTCCACTTTTGAATCGGAATATCTCGCTGACATTTTGGTATTGCTATATAAATCTctgtaataaatattttgtcgattttattttttgtgtttcAAGTGTTTCAACGTCTCAGGCgtttacacattgggagcaattttcgtcaaaaattgcgtttttgacagaaatctgacgtttccccctacaacgctgcagggaatttccttcaaaaaaagcaatttttgacaaaaattgctcccaatgtgtagaggccataaatttgggatcaattttcgtcaaaaatttcatttttgacagaattttggcAATTCCATCTTCataggaaatttccttcaaaaaagcaatttttgacgaaagtgtttccaatgtgtagaggcctttaaccctttaacgacgagacagttttcgcggatcgaaaatacgcaataaaaatgaaaccgatagacaaaatcagtaaaaagtcttacatctagccttagaaaatccaacagtctgattcggtgtattttttacctctatgagcgataaggacaaaaatagcctgaaaatttaagtaatttttctgacaataacaatgaatgataattttcactctaatgaaaaatattatgtttgagtattgtagtttctttttccaaaacggttttgcttaaaaaaattggaagtataaaaaataattaaaattaattttcaagatgagaatttaaaaattcgtgatttttgagcttaaaaatttactgtatagcaaatagctagagacttgcaaaaaatatcctagattccttcaaccttctactttgcaattacgtacaaacataaggaaaaaataactttaggtagtctggaaaaataattttctttatgggacaccggtgttccaatcgtccttaaagggttaaacccaTAGATTTTATTAGTGATAATCTTGGATGTTCTCAATACtcgcaaatttttatttcttagaatttgcctaatatttaaataaaattgcccCGAATTGGGGGCTTTCATTCATTCTACCTCTCTGTTGaaatctattaaaattaaaagggacagataatcctaaccggcttatgtaggtgagattcttaacgtgagctaactcggagtgcatgcaaattcgatttagagctgaagttgggagacgccattcagttatcttgaatcaaattcgtgaaattatacaaattttgtatttaaaccaaaatatcaaggatttggatgaactgatcgaaaagtgatatatggatgaaatatagaccagaatgttctctataattttcccatagaacatgatctcatcgattactcagaagccaagataagcgaggttttttgtttcttaactcgttttttcatccagagtgccccaagtagtcatttgttgagcttcaactatttcaaagaattgttgtattttgtgggactttccatttaaaaccctattttaagtgtcttggtggagtagaggcagtcaaattggcatctgagtgatttcaaagcgtttttatgggaaaaatcatttttttcacacttaaacggcaaaatcggagtgatagcgtagtctgagcggaaaatgatgtatggacgaaatgtagagacaaatgtgttctacaattgtgtcgaagtaatcatcaaaatcggtttagcgacagtcgagataattgaggttatgtgatattgaaattggtttttcgactgtggcgcccctggtgttggtcccacgaagttcaaatattctagaaagttgtagcatttggtgagatctttcgtttaagccctcactcatcaaaatcggtcacatagaaccggagatatgattttttgaatttcgtgaactttgacccctcatatctccggttctgttttaaccacagcgcgcatacgcaccattttggaaacgtcctagactggactacaacatactaaaatttcattaacttgcacaatgccgtttttgagaaaagtgactttgaatttcgatgaattttgacgctatcacagcgccacctgtggtgactttttgaacttccatctgaaagtgctcatcgagacgaaaccaaaaaggtaaaatttaggtcgctatgttaattagaaccggagatagaggccggtcaatgttcgaactttgaccccttatagctcgggtcaggggtaatggatcgacttaaggttttttttgtttgataggtataatcaacggctacaacatactaaattttcagcccgatgcacaatggaatttttgagttatttaacttttaagatttaaaaattttctttttaaaaaaagcgcccctagcggtggttttatgaacttgcgatgttagaaggggaagtggcatttcacgagagctttccaaaaagccctcactttttaaattctgacaattagaaccggagttatggccattttaagaaattttttttggacccttatagctcgggtcaggggggtcgggggaccttaagtttggtattgatggaaagctctaaggcccagctataacatactaaaatttgagtccgctgaatgccataggggcggagctattgagaaaacaaaaaaaggggggtcttcaaaatggcggaaggaggggtggggggtggggggtctatgcaccaagttgcaattttcacccgatatataacctttgccgaaaaccgcaagtcgatatcttttttagtttaggagctattaagctccaaagagcggccggccggccggccggccgggaacgtaacttagccacatatatattcggaatcaggaagtggcgaaacacattttggccaaatttgaggtcgatcggacgacatgaaattttgttaggattatagtaggtgagattttgttaagaatctcacctaataatgttatattcatatttttattaactctaaacccaactgtaattcacaagatagggggaagtgggagaCCTTTGAATCGGCGtagttttgaaattggatttttcacctatttttttttaattaaactggaccttattttgacataatttagctccacaaaaaacaattgtgaagctaaattatattaaaactcagatccatttaaaaataggtaaaaagtccaatttcaaaagtaccccactaCCCCCTACGCctacactaatttttattaaacggtctcaaaattcaattcgCATTCTATgagtgaaactgccccacctaACGTCTCTTATTTTACTGTTTtgatatgtattaaaaatttggaatttgaaagtattgtttttaaatttgtaaaccCTTCAACTTCCCAAAATTAAACCTATTGAATGTCATAGGTAATTTATTTAAGCAATTTACAAATTCCAGAATAATTAAATCTGTATAAGTAATGTACATATTTCGAGTACgagatttttattcaaaaaatcaccTTTTGTTTTCAAAGGGTTAAATTATAAAAGTATAgtatgggagactggggcaaaaagtcacaaatcgaaaatttcaaaattcaatatcttccaagataaataagatagcggcttaaaatttttaccacacAAATAGCTTCCATAAACCTTATTCGATGTTGtaagtttgttaaaatttgaacaaggaatttagaaaataaaaaaaatcaaaaattttagccctattttttaatattttccgtgaacaatatatcaattattacctacttattattcaaaatttatgcactgatgattatttcctaaatgacttggattATTTGAATACGAAGTCGCTatctgttttagaattttacaaagattcttctctaaagaaatctttttattaaaaacgaccacttggggtaaaaagtaacaaaaggtatggagcaaaaagtaagaaaaccgaaacaatttatgatgtttcacggcaaaaaaaaacgtcaatgcCATGAGTCGcctcttgttgtttgcattgatcaaacgatttgcagtcttttgtgtgtttttttctagaatagcttgaaaatcgttattatcgttcagttagaaaaaatggtgttttacaaaggtgtagaggaaaatttcctatcactgagaaaaaaaagagggtgcgattaactttttttcctcataatcttaacactttttaggtgtaaaaatatatcaatattttttaatgttaattttacacctttttaagggtaaaattaacatgaaaaaaggtaattttaacccccaatacacctaaaaagggtaatatttacaccaattttggatcaatactgcagggtaaaattaacatttccggaatgttattataactttttcggatttctctcagtgatgaaaatatatgttatctaggtatttttcttatttacgGATTCCggtaacaaagcgaatcaaaatatgataatatcccatgcctgatactatttgccccagcatttttgagaatggtcacaaaattacattttggaaaacggctcgataaacgtatttagAAAACTGCGTACCTAGAAAACTGCGCtacttagaaatttttgaagtgctcgagtagcttgtaaaaaaataaaatatccattttgtgactttgccccagtctcccctatatattgTGTTTGAATAATTAGCTGATTCACTGAAGCTTCTTTAATGGCTTTGATGAAAAACCTTCAccaatcaaatcctttattgtAAGACACAATTCCCCTTGATTTTCCATAACTCTTGttggcttttctttttttcatataGCTCAATTTAACATAATATTACAAAGAAATTACGCTATCATGTTTTCTAATTATACAAGAAGCCAATAAGGTTTTCTCTGATACAATAAATTCGAGCTTCTTTTCCAATTGGACTCCAACTGAATtagatattgtaaattttagtagtttttgtgaaattcttaaTCTTTATCATCTGCTACGTGCAACATTGTTTCACTGTTATCGTGTGATATGAAAGATCTATCATGAGAgataaaagtgtattttttttaactttaatccCCCCATTGAAACTGGATGGCAAGTCAAGTGATAAGAAAACGGTATTTTAATAGGaaattatctcattttttcattaGCTAAAAATCTGTTACTGCCCCTCTTTCCGTTTTTTTCAAACAGATTTTGGAGACTTTTTCCAAAATGCATTTTTGGCGGAAAAGTGCCCAAAATATTGTGTCGCAGACGAAAATACCGCAAATTGCGTAATATTTCCTTATTTTGAACCGCAAATTGGAggcaaaaaatggttttttttttttctcgcgCTCTTTGATAAAAAGCTCGCAAATTGAGAATTACTTTGCACTCGGCACTaacacacacatacacacaaGAGAGCCCCAAACTGAAAAGTTGCAAGTAATCATTGGAAAAGGTGCTTCAAAACGCGCTCTTTTGCCCCCCTTTTCCATTCCTTTTaccaagtgaaataaatgtccAAACAACCGGCTTTTTGTCGTGCAACGACTTtggcaaaaatgtaaaattttaacacacaGACAGTCAATGCGGAGCTAAATTTCTGTCTCTGGGGCTCTCTTGAGTGCGtatgagaatatttttttgatccTCAATAAGAAGAAAATGTCTCCAAATTCCTTTCCCAAAAGTGCTTAACTTGTTAATAAGAATAGGACTCACCTTCAAGGATTTCTTGTAGAGATTGAGTTGATCTTCGGCTGGATTGCGAGCTGACATTTTTAATGCCGAGTTCTCTTGGATTTTACGAGAAAAAGATACGGAAAAATCACTGAAACTCAGGAGAGGAAGCAATAAATGCAATTGCAAATGAAAAGCCACAAACTTGGAGCTCACTTCGAGCAGAAAAACCACAGAAAAGTGAAGCAAAATCGACAGTTCGTCTGTTTTTATACCAGGTCGCCAACGACATCTTCCGAACCCCCACGAAGCCGGCCTCCAAAATCCAATTCAGCACGGTGTGAAGTTAGCCACAATGGCgcgaaaatgcatttaaaaaaaagaatggaaatttttctatgACTAATTTATTCCAGAGAAATCTCAGGGAGTTTTCACATCTTTCTTGTTAATTGCATCACTCTTGGGATCCTCAATGAGCTCCAGTTTGAAATCAACAGGTTTATCGTATCCCATAATCTTCACGTAGTGATTTGTATCAGTAAATTCCTTGGGATCCACAAAGAGTGCCTTCTTGCCCACCAGGAAGGTTGTAAAGAGTCCAGGTACATCCGGCACCTTAACATCAGCTATCCGGAACTTTATCTATGGATCAAATACACCAAATAAAATCAAtctattctaaaattttcaagcCTCAGGGGAACTTACATAAGTAGGAGTCAGGAAGAAAGATATCGTTGTTGCAATGTATTCTTCATTTTTGGGATTGAAAGTCATAGCTGTGACATACTTCTTGGTGATCCAGTGCAACAATACCGGTGTGACAAAGGTGAAGAAGCCCACAAAGCCGGACATCAAAACAACCAACGGAGTCCCACCAAGATTGCTGGCTTGTTCTATCACAATCGGCTGTGCTGCAATGCCAGTGATGCTTGTGGTGAGAGAAAACACTTTTACAGCTTTCATTTTGCGAGTCAAGGGCCCCGAGTACACTTTTTCAGCCCCTTCTTCCGCATTGATGCTGGAGTATCTCACtgaagtgaggttatgtctcCTTTCATTGGGAATTCCTCCGGAAATTTGCCACAACACCGGAAGATTCTTACACCCCGAACAAGGAAATACTCTTAAGGATCTAACCAAAAGCATTTCACTTCGATTTTAAACTCAAACACAATTTTTCTCTGGAAAATTATCTATGTTATGACTATTGTGTGCTGAATTTGAAATTCAGCGCTGAGCGACAAATTGAGCGACTCTTCAGATTGCGAATCCCGCCAAAATAAAAATGGCGCGAAAATAGAGATATTAGAATCTATCTCCCTTCCTATGAGCTCTAGAACCTGCCTCTGTGCTAAAATAAAAGctgaagtgaatttggtggtgccagttgggattcttcgaaatgccgcgaaaattcacgttgaaaaatgagaagtttttaatgtgaaaattgtttaattccgagttgagttaagtcattttcacaagaaaatccttttaataatttatttgaatacagttatttgggttaattgtgaataattgtcgatattacagcaaaaacattgggaagaaattttgagctggaagacacgtattcttttgagctgtctaaaaattcaggataggtttgagaaaaacccttttgtacaacactattttggttaataaggaatgcaaaagtatgtattacaagaagggacacgacctgctattaaggataaaatagagaagaaaatattttgtcgcattttagagattttttgcaaccgcagcgccgccacacgtttgtcaagtgagttatttgtgtgtctctctctctctcgagttgaattgcgcgcgatttaggaagcttgtcatttgaaatgatattttctttaaattttttcatatttccgcaagattcaagtaaaagggtgtttagtgaacagctatccgtattccgacaaagatatcaagaagacaatttatttttatgagagtttttctttctattatgtgtttttggcgcaaaaatattcatcatggcaccgtgaataagTTACCAGAACGTcaatctgcaatttccattagaactatcaacaaaaaatttccgatactacacAACTTTTAATAAGCACAGGTCTGCTCTAGAatgaaaagaactttttttttacaatttgaataattttattttaagtgaaataatcacaattttattcttcgAATTGTGTTTCATCAATTCAATTATATCAAATCCCTAAGAAGTACTGCAATTatgaattatggtgctattccaatgaaaaatgaagatgttttttttttagcacaatcaaatgcttctgcattaccgacttgtcattttgtgttggtttctttTATGACTGTTATCCCTACTCATtgtcgtgttctaaaatcagaaaaacagccgtgacaagaaccaacacaaagaaaaatcgataacgcagaaacacttgagaacagtcatgtactaaaaaaaaatttcaggagAGAGATTTCCtcctttcatttttcattggaataacaccattaaatctgataaaagataaatgtgataaaaaatttACTCTATTTGATGCTTTCAtcttattcgatttatatttTTGCTGGGATTTTTTATTGGCTAAGTAACTCatgtaaattccataaaaattacaatagtgTAATTTTTACGGTAAATAGAAATTTTACAGTATCCTTGGAAGGATATGTAAAACAAAGATCACTGAAACCCACTTAGATGATGCTGGTACTGCTCTCTTAATAAATTTGTTCTTTACTGGTAGAGGTTGGCCCACTTTTTGCGTTCATGCATCTTGATTAGTTCACTAATTTTCTCGCCAAAGGATAGAtcaactttttcaaaatttttgatagcGCGCTCCTGAATGAACGCACTGGCATCCTTCAAGTGGTTAGCGATGTTCTCAGCTAGACGAACGCGATGGTCAGGACTCAGAACGCGACGGTAGAAGTCCGTGACCTGAAATACATGACAAAAGTTATTTTCATGAAAACTTAAATAAGACAATTCGTTGGAAATGTATTTGCAAAGCTTTTCAATGCTTCAGATTGTGAATATCCAAGAAATCAAGGAATAAAGAACAAAATTTACAATTCTAGAAGAGAAACTTGATCtagatagaaaataaaattttatgctaacaaaatattttttcagcaTTTTTATTAGCACAGAATGCATtatggtacactgagaaaaaaaagagggcgcgattaacttttttcgtcataattttaacactttttaggtgtaaaaatatatcaacactttttactgttaattttacacctttttaagtgta
Proteins encoded in this window:
- the LOC129804736 gene encoding transmembrane protein 70 homolog, mitochondrial, with protein sequence MLLVRSLRVFPCSGCKNLPVLWQISGGIPNERRHNLTSVRYSSINAEEGAEKVYSGPLTRKMKAVKVFSLTTSITGIAAQPIVIEQASNLGGTPLVVLMSGFVGFFTFVTPVLLHWITKKYVTAMTFNPKNEEYIATTISFFLTPTYIKFRIADVKVPDVPGLFTTFLVGKKALFVDPKEFTDTNHYVKIMGYDKPVDFKLELIEDPKSDAINKKDVKTP